In the genome of Candidatus Dependentiae bacterium, the window AGATAAGATTCAGATTATTTTAATTGACGATAAAGAAAAAAATTTGATTGATGGCCAGCGTAAAGCAATCGAACTAGGTATTCCATTTACAGGAATACGCTATTCAAAGCTTGATCTCGAAGTACAACGCTTCAATGCAGATCCCGCTATGCAAGCGTTTGTTTTGGAAGCATCAAATTATTATGACCTATCAGAAAAGGGGAAAATTTGAACTTAAGAAAAATAATCTTAATAGCTTCCCTTATCGCTATGCACCACAATGCTGGCCCAGCAATGCAACAAAGCTTAATTACTATTCAAACCAACGAAAAGCCAATCATTTATACCACCCGCATAAATGACACAACCTTTTTTGCCATAAAACCACATGTATGCAAAATCAAAAATGGCCAAACACCTTCTCGACAAGAGCTGTTAAAGCGTTTTACCCCGGAACACCACGCATGGTACGCTGATGGCTGCAATAATTCTGAGCTTAACACGCTTATTGATGCCTTTATTACGCATATACAAGAGCAGATATTTTCTAAGACTCCAAAAAAAGAAAAACCATTTCTTGCCATTTTTGATATTGATGAAACGGTATTAACCCAATATGGAACACTGTTTCGACTTGTCAAAAATGACGTTGAAAATAACACCCAAACAGAGCATTCGATGACAACGCTTACACCATCATTTAGATATCTTGACCCAATAACACCAATGCTTAAACTGTATCAATTTTTTATTGAGCGAGGATGCAAGATTGCATTTATTACCAACCGACCAGATACAGAACAACATCGGAGTCTTACCATCACACAATTGAACGATTTTGGGTATACTGCATATGACGAATTACATCTTCGCGCTCAAAGCCAAACAGGATCAACAGGACAGTACAAAGAATTACTGCGCAGTCAGCTTGCAGATACTTATGATATTGTTGCAATAATTGACGATAATCATGAAAACCTTCAAGGAAAACATCTAGGAGTAGCAGTTCTGTGGGTTCCCTCGCTATTAGCTCAATATGATGCTGAAGTAACATTTTTCGAACAAATGTTTTTACAAGACTAAGTTAAAATCGAAAAGAGTTCGCGGAGAGCATGCTTTTTTAGCCTCTTCATACAGCACTTGTATATGACAGTAAATTCTGCTTCATGATGTTTATAAAGGCTTGATCCATCCTACATTTCTCCTCGCTACAAAGCACCAGGCAAATTACAAATTTTCTTGTCAAATGAGGATCCATCAAGTAAAATTTTTTATGTACTTCGTTAAAAAAAAGATGAAAAAATGAACCTAAGAAGTATTGTCTTAATAACCTCACTTGTTGCCATTCACTACACTGTAGATTTTATTTTTTGAGATTTGTTATGCGAAAGGTTTTGGAAATGTTTGCGCAAAGGAGATCTGTGATTATAGAGGTTGTGCTATTTTTTATACTCTTCATGATCGCACATACGTGCGAAGTTTATATCAAAGAATACACAGCGTTGCGCGATTATTACGTCCTAGGGTTATTGGTGAGGTTGTTGATATGGACTTTGCCTGTTGTTTTATTAACACTCAAACAAAATTCCTTACGTTATTTGAAGCTCGACAAAAATATTGTAAGAGGTGTCATGATTGGCCTGATTGCTGGGTTGGTGCTGTTTGCTCTACGTAGCCTGATTATTTATTTTATGCATGGTTCTATCAAGATGAATCTTAGCATTCCAGTGGGAACTTGGCTGAACGTGATACTTTTTGTTGGATTAAGTGAGGAAGTTGTGTTTAGGGGTTATTTGCTGCAAAAGATTGAATCGATTTCTACTTTTTGGACCGCTAATCTGATAAGCGCTTTTCTTTTTTTTATCATGCACTTACCAGTCTTTTTCATCGTAAGACACGTGGGTGCTTTCGAGCTGCTCAATGAATTCAGGTCTATGATGATGATGGGACTCCTGCTAGGTTATCTATTCAAAAAATCAAATTCTTTATGGCCTTGTTTGATTGTTCATTCGATCAATAATTTTATGTGTACCGTCATTAATTAAAGGGCATGTACTAGAATCATACAGATGGCTGGAAGGCCTATGATGGATTGATTCTTAATGGATATACACATCATCGCGTACACCATTCTCACAATGAATTTGCACGAGGTAAGAACCATGTCAACGGTATCGAATCGTTCTGGAGCTTTGCTAAACGTAGGCTTGCTAAATTTAATGGAGTTGCGTCTCATAAGTTCAATTTACATTTGAAGGAGTGTGAATTTCGTTTTAATTATCGTCACGATAATTTGTATGATAAAATGTTAGAAGTTATTCGTAAATTTTAAGGTCTTGCTAGTCAAGAGCCATGTTTTTACAAGACTAAGTTAAAATCGAAAAGAGTTCGCGGAGAGAATGCTTATTTTAGCCTCTTCATACAGCACTTGTATGCTTGATAAATTAACAGTAAACTCTGCTTCATGGTTCCTGAATGTGTTTATGAGGGTGAGCCATTTAATTTCAGCAAAAACAGAGCTCGCAGTAATGCGGGCTTTTTTCTTGGAAACCATTTAATCTTTCAATATGGTCATATATGATTACTGCTATGAAAAGCAAACAGACTACATTTGAAAGATTATAAAATGAACACAAAAAAGAAAAAGATCAGGAGCGCTACAGATTATGCA includes:
- a CDS encoding CPBP family intramembrane metalloprotease; translation: MIIEVVLFFILFMIAHTCEVYIKEYTALRDYYVLGLLVRLLIWTLPVVLLTLKQNSLRYLKLDKNIVRGVMIGLIAGLVLFALRSLIIYFMHGSIKMNLSIPVGTWLNVILFVGLSEEVVFRGYLLQKIESISTFWTANLISAFLFFIMHLPVFFIVRHVGAFELLNEFRSMMMMGLLLGYLFKKSNSLWPCLIVHSINNFMCTVIN